From Anopheles funestus chromosome 3RL, idAnoFuneDA-416_04, whole genome shotgun sequence, a single genomic window includes:
- the LOC125770281 gene encoding allatotropins-like, with the protein MEIMKVSIYKLLLFVALTTVMLCCQTSEAGPARQLASLAARASKIPRSIRAPFRNSEMMTARGFGKRRAPIGVSFGSGRSAHHSLSPGDGETATWAEEKHDIGKLMEDLASLDQSDPQQQQQPQQLIVGEQENSFPLEWFANEMSTNPTLAKSILQRFVDTNRDGLLETNELMPGTGANGNDIAELF; encoded by the exons atggaG ATAATGAAAGTGTCCATCTACAAACTGCTGCTGTTTGTCGCCCTCACGACGGTGATGCTTTGCTGTCAAACGTCCGAGGCCGGACCTGCCCGTCAGCTTGCCAGCCTGGCAGCGAGAGCGTCAAAGATTCCGCGCTCGATACGGGCCCCTTTCCGGAATTCGGAAATGATGACGGCACGAGGCTTCGGCAAACGTCGGGCACCGATCGGTGTGAGTTTCGGTAGCGGTCGATCAGCACACCACAGCCTATCACCCGGGGACGGTGAAACTGCTACCTGGGCCGAGGAAAAGCACGACATTGGCAAGCTGATGGAAGATTTGGCCAGCCTCGATCAAAGCGatccacaacagcaacagcaaccacaGCAATTGATTGTAGGCGAGCAAGAAAACAG CTTTCCTTTAGAGTGGTTTGCAAACGAGATGTCAACCAATCCGACATTGGCCAAATCGATTCTGCAACGCTTCGTTGACACTAACCGTGACGGACTGCTCGAAACGAACGAACTAATGCCCGGCACTGGAGCAAACGGTAACGATATCGCCGAGCTGTTCTAA
- the LOC125770229 gene encoding dimethyladenosine transferase 1, mitochondrial, with product MSASTKMSKALTSSGIRLPPLPTIRDLVKLYQLRAIKQLSQNFLMDERLTDKIIRAAGNIRDHYVLEVGPGPGGITRSIIRQNPRHLVVVEKDRRFMPTMEMLAEVAQPFMRMDIVQGDILNYRIEDAFPDCPRHDWTDRNRTPVHLIGNLPFAISTRLLINWLRDMSLRTGAWSYGRASLTLTFQKEVAERIVAPILSDQRCRLSVMNQIWSSPDLRFMISGRAFVPKPQVDVGVVTIVPLQTPLTQVHFDTVEKVIRHIFSMRQKYCRRGVSNLYPPAVREELTELTFKRAEVDPLARSFQLSVAECLRIVEVYDDLVRQHPEIASYDYRAPKVKGTALEGEGHESETER from the coding sequence ATGTCTGCTTCTACGAAAATGTCGAAAGCCTTAACCTCGTCCGGTATCCGGCTACCGCCCCTTCCAACCATCCGCGATCTGGTAAAGCTCTACCAGCTGCGTGCCATCAAGCAGCTGTCACAGAATTTTCTAATGGACGAACGGCTGACGGATAAGATCATTCGCGCGGCCGGTAACATACGTGATCATTACGTGCTCGAGGTAGGACCCGGACCGGGCGGTATAACTCGTTCGATCATACGTCAAAATCCCCGGCATCTGGTAGTGGTGGAAAAGGATCGTCGTTTTATGCCCACGATGGAAATGCTGGCCGAAGTGGCCCAACCGTTTATGCGAATGGATATCGTACAAGGCGACATACTTAACTACAGAATCGAGGATGCGTTTCCCGACTGTCCACGGCACGATTGGACCGACAGGAATAGGACGCCGGTACATCTGATAGGAAACCTTCCGTTTGCAATCTCCACTCGGTTGCTTATAAATTGGCTGCGAGACATGAGCCTCCGGACTGGCGCTTGGTCCTACGGACGAGCCAGTTTAACGCTTACCTTTCAGAAAGAGgttgccgaacggatcgttgCACCAATTCTGTCCGACCAGCGATGCCGCCTGTCGGTAATGAATCAAATCTGGAGTTCGCCAGATTTGCGCTTCATGATTTCGGGACGCGCCTTCGTACCGAAACCGCAAGTGGACGTTGGCGTGGTAACGATTGTTCCGTTGCAAACACCCTTAACGCAAGTTCACTTCGACacggtggaaaaagtgatACGACACATATTTTCCATGCGGCAAAAGTATTGCCGTCGCGGTGTGTCCAATTTGTATCCCCCAGCAGTGCGTGAAGAGCTGACGGAGCTAACGTTTAAGAGGGCCGAAGTTGATCCACTGGCACGTTCGTTCCAACTGTCGGTGGCCGAATGTTTACGTATTGTGGAAGTGTATGATGATTTGGTTCGGCAACATCCGGAAATTGCCAGCTATGATTATCGTGCACCGAAGGTCAAAGGAACCGCTTTAGAGGGCGAGGGACACGAGAGCGAAACAGAGCGATGA
- the LOC125770291 gene encoding cytochrome c oxidase assembly factor 3, mitochondrial: MSSSEGPKSEFKIEGTGRQLKKTEVDFMRLIEQQNLQRVQKLQRQRRNNKLTGIALGGTVLGIYLYSMLSVKQEKFLDDFEEPVKLEVENKAL, encoded by the coding sequence ATGTCCTCCAGCGAAGGTCCGAAAAGTGAATTCAAGATCGAAGGCACGGGACGCCAGCTGAAGAAGACGGAGGTTGATTTTATGCGGCTGATCGAGCAGCAGAATCTGCAGCGTGTTCAGAAGTTACAGCGCCAGCGACGCAACAACAAACTCACCGGCATCGCCTTAGGTGGGACGGTGCTCGGAATTTATCTTTACTCGATGTTGTCCGTGAAGCAGGAGAAGTTCTTGGATGATTTCGAGGAGCCAGTCAAGCTAGAGGTGGAAAACAAAGCACTGTAA